DNA sequence from the Actinacidiphila yeochonensis CN732 genome:
TGCGCGGGCCGGGCTGAGCCGGGTGATCGCCCCGGTACGGCCGACCCTCAAGGCGCGGTACCCGCTGACGCCGATGGCCGAGTACGCGGCGTGGACCCGCGCGGACGGGACGCCCTTCGACCCGTGGCTGCGGCTCCACGTGGGCATGGGCGCCCGGGTTCTGGGAGTGGCTGAGCGCTCGATGGTGATGACCGGCACCGTCGCCGAGTGGGAGCGGTGGACCGGGTTCGCCCTCCCGGCCTCGGGCAGCTACGTCGTCCCCGGGGCGCTCACCCCCGTCGTCATCGACCGTGCCGCGGACCGCGGCGAACTGGTCGAGCCCAACGTGTGGGTGCGGCACCGGTGACCGCGCCGGCCGGCCGCCGGACCGGGCGGGTCGGGACGGCGGCGTCCAGGCCAAGGCGGTGCCAGAGGCTTGGCAGAAGGGGCTTCGAGCGGTACGACATCGGGATGGCCGCGTGGGCGAGCGCGCCGGCGCGCCGGCGCTGGCCGTGGGGCGCGCGGGCCGGGCGTGGGGCGGGACGGGTGGCCGGGAGGCGGGGCGGAGGATACCGCCCCGGGGGCGCGCAAAAACGGAAGTGGAGGCGCGCGGCCGGGTGGGGCGAGTACGCCCCCCTTGCCTCAGGAAGAAGCCGGTGGCTCCGGTGTGACGAATGGTGTATGCGCACGCCCTGGTGAAAGTGAAGCGATCGTATACGGTCGCCGGGGATCATTTGTTTTCATTTTCTGTTCGACGTGTACCCGATGGCCTATGCCATTCACATGTGTCGGGGCATGATTGACACCTCTTTGCGGGAGGCCGAAACTCGGCCGTTTTGTGCTCCAGGTATCCGCAGAGATTTTCGGACGGTGGATGATGCCGTAACAAGAGGGCATGCGATGGCCATGGATTTATTTGCTATGTCCAGGCGGCCTCTGGGTGGATGGCTGATGAACGCGCTGGTGAGGGCCTTGGCGCTGATGGAGGGCAGGTGTCGGGCGCCGGGCGCGGAGTCATTCCGGCCCGCCGCGGACGGTGGGGCGGAGTTCGGCCGCTGAGGGCGGGACCGCGTCGTATCGGCCATGTCCGAGGAGGCGGCGCAATTTCCGGAATCACCCGAACAGCTCCTGTACGCTAACCCGTCGTACGCGAAAGCGAATACTCAGTTGTCCGCACGGAACATTGGGGGGTCTTCGATGGCCAATCCGTTTGACGACGAAAACGGGCGTTTCCTTGTCCTGGTGAATGACGAGCGGCAGTACTCCCTCTGGCCGGCGGGTGCCACGGTGCCGGCCGGATGGCAGGTGGCGCTCGCCGAGAACTCCCAAGCGGAGTGCCTGCGCTTCGTGGAGGAGACCTGGACCGACATGCGACCGGCCAGCCTGGCCGCCGCCATGGACGCCGACGCCCGGGAGGGTGTGCACCCGGCGCAGCCCGCCTGACCTGGCGCGGCCCCGCCCGGTCCGGCGCCGAGACCGGTCGCGACCCGCAGCCCGCGGGCCGCGACCGGACGGCCGCGACCGGACGGCCGGGACCGGGCAGGCCGGGACCGGACGGGAACGGTCTCAGGGTCCTGTCCGAGCCCAGCGGGACAGCGGGGCCTGCCGGGGCGGTCATGTCGGTCGGGGGGAGCCGACCGGCGCGCCGTTCCGGACCGGTCCCGCATGGTCCCGTACAGGTCCTGGGCCCAGCTCGCCGGCACCGGTCGGACGGCCACCCGCGCCGGACGCCTGACGTGGCCGTGGGCCGCCGAGCCCCACGCGACCACTCCCACCACGGCACACGCCGCACGGCCGCGGCCCTCGCCGCTCGCTCCCTCCGTACTCCCGTACTCCCCGCCTTCCCGCACCTCCGCCCTGTCGGCCCGGCGCGGACCGACCCCACGCGGCCCCGCCCGGAGCACGACGCGCTCCGGAACGCCGGAAGCCGTACGGGGCCCGTACGTACCGGTGCCCGCGCCAGGGCGCGCGCCCCGCACGAGCCGCACTTCCCTTCACGTCCCCGTCTCCCACCCCGCGCGACGGTCCGGCGGGCAGGCCACCGCCCCCGCCCCGAGCCGGCCGAGCGCCGGGCCCATGCCGACGCCCCACCTGCGCATGGGTGCCGCGCGCCCCGTGCCCACCCGCACGCCCATGTCCTCAGCTACCCCACGGCTCGCACGAATGGTGGATTCGCCATGCCAGTACAGGACTTCACGACCCTCCCGCTGACCCAGGCGCAGCAGGGCGTGTGGTTCGGCCAGCACCTCGACCCCGGCAGCCCGAAGTACAACATCGCCGAGTGCTTCGAACTGCGGGGCCCGATCGACGAGTCGGTGTTCCGGGCCGCCGTGGCCGGAGCCGTCGCCGAACACCAGGCGCTGCACGTCGAGTTCACCACCGTCGAGGCCGTGCCGCACCAGCGGCTGCTGCCGGTCCGACCGGTGCCGCCCGAGGTGGTCGACCTCAGCGGGCACCCCGACCCGTGGGCGGCGGCCGAGGCGTACACCGCCGCCGACCTCGCCACCCCCGGTGAGGTCGCCGTCCGCGGCGACCTCTTCCACCACGCGCTGCTCCGGCTCGCCCCCGACCACCACCTCTGGTACTCGCGCTACCACCACCTCGTCGTGGACGGCCTGGGCGTGTCCGTGCTGCACGGGCGGATCGCCGAGCTGTACAACGCGGTCCTCGCCGGGCAGCCCGCGCCATCGTCCCCGGTGGCCGATCCCGCCGATCCCGCCGGTCCGGCCGAGGGGCTGCGCGCGCTGGTCGCGGACGACCGTTCCTACGCCGCGTCCCCGGAGGCCGACCGCGACCGCGCCTACTGGACCAGCCGCTTCCCGCACCCGGGCGCGGCCGAACCGCTCACCCCGCGCCGCCCCGTACCCCCGGCCCGGCAACGGGCGGCGGGGACGGAAACGGGGACGGAAACGGGGACGGAAACGGGGACGGAAACGGGGACGGAAACGAGGACAGGAACGGAGACGGCGGCCGGGCCAGGGCCGCCGTGCTCAGGCGCGGGCTGCACGGCACGGAGGGCCTGGGGACCGAGGTGCTCGCCGGCTTGCGCGAGATCGGCCGGGCCGCCCGCACCACCTGGTCGGCCGCGGCCGTCGCCGCCGTCGCCCTGCACGTCCACCGCACCACCGGCGAGGGCGAGGTGACGCTCGGCCTGACCACCACCGGCCGGGCCAACGCGCTGCGCGCCACGGCCGGCATGACCGCGAACGTCGTACCGCTGCGGATCGCCGTCACCGCCGACACCACGGTGGGGACGCTGGTGGCCGCCGTGGCCGGTGAGATCCGCGGCGCGCTGCGCCACCGCCGCTACTCCCGCGAGCAGTTGGTGCGCGACCTGCACGGCACCGGCACGGCCGGCACGATGACCAGCCTCGTCGTCAACATCATGCCGTACGCCTACGGGCTCGCCTTCGGCGGCGTGCCGGCCCGCTCGCACATCCTGTCCACGGGACCCGTCGACGAGGTGAGCCTGTTCCTGTCCGAACGGGACGAGGACACCGGCCCGTTGATCGGCTTCGACGCCGACCCCGAGCTGTACCCGGCCGAGGAGCTGCGGCCGCACCAGCGGGCCGTCGCCGGGCTGCTGGGCGCCCTGTCCCGGGCCACGCCCGACACCCCCGTCGGCCGCCTCACCGGCCTGGACCCGGCGGAGGCCGCCGAGCTCATGGCGCTGGGCCGCGGACCCGGGAGCGGCGTCGAACCGGACTCGTTCGGCGCCCTCTTCGCGGCACGGGCGGCGGCGACGCCGGACGCCGAGGCGGTCCGCGACGCCACGGGCGCGTCGCTCGGCTACGCCCGGCTCCGCGCCCGGGCGGAGCTGGTGGGCCGGCACCTGACCGAACACGGGGTGGTGGCCGGGGACGTGGTCGGTGTGGCCGTGGAGCGGTCGGTGGACTGGGCCGCGGCCGTGCTGGGCGTGGCGGCGGCCGGTGCCGCGTACCTGCCGCTGGACACCGGATACCCGCGCGCCCGGCTGGAGTTCATGGTCGGCGACGCCGCCCCCGCGCACCTGCTGGCCTCCCGGGAGGCGGTGGCGGCGGTGCCCTCCGGGGACGTGCCGCTGACCGTCCTGGAGGAACTGCTGCTGGCCTCGGACTCCGCGACCGAGCCCCCGGCCGGCGCCGAGGAGCCGGCGCCGGACCCGGACCCCGTCTGGGCCGGCACCGCCGTGGACCAGCCCGCCTACGTCATCTACACCTCCGGCTCCACCGGTCGGCCGAAGGGCGTGGTCGTCACCCACCGGGGCGTGCACAGCCTGATCCGCACCCAGGTCGAGCGGCTGCGGGTCGGCCCCGGCTCCCGGGTGCTGCAGATGGCCTCGCCCAGCTTCGACGCCGCGTTCTGGGAGCTGGCGATGGCCCTCGGCTCGGGCGCCACCCTGGTGTTCGCGCGGGCCGCCGACCTGCTCCCCGGGCCCCGGCTCACCGAGCTGGCCGCCCGCGAGGGCATCACCCACGTGACGCTCACCCCGGCCGTCCTCGCCGCCCTGCCCGCCGAGCCGGCCGCCTTCGCCGGCGCCCGCATCGTGCTGGCCGGCGAGGCCAGCACGCCGGACCTGGTGCGGCGCTGGGCCCCCGGTCGTCATGTCCACGACGCCTACGGGCCGACCGAGACGACCGTCTGCGCCACCATGACCGAGCCGTTGGACGGCGAGGCCCTCGGCGGCCCGGCCACCGCCGTGCCCATCGGCACACCCGTGGCCGACAGCCGCCTCTACGTGCTGGACGCCGCGCTCCGGCCGGCCCCCCGGGGCGCCGTCGGCGAGCTGTACGCGGCGGGTCCGGCGGTCGCCCGCGGCTACCTCGGCCGCCCCGGCCTGACCGCGTCCCGCTTCCTCGCCGACCCCTACGGTCCGCCCGGTGCCCGTATGTACCGCACCGGCGACCTGGCCCGATGGGACGAGCACGGCAGGCTGGTCTACGGGGGCCGCGCCGACGGGCAGGTCAAGCTGCGCGGCTTCCGCGTCGAACTCGGCGAGGTGGAGGCCGCGTTGGCGGCCGTTCCGGGTGTCGGCGCGGCCTGCGCGGTGATCCGCGAGGACCGGCCCGGCGACCGCAGGCTCACCGCCTACACCACCGGCTCCGACGGCGCCCCGCCGCCCGAACCGGCTGTGATGCGTGCGGCGTTGGCGGCCGTGCTGCCCGCGCACGCGGTGCCGTCCGTGTTCGTCGCGCTGGACGCGATCCCGCGCACCCCCAACGGGAAGGCCGACCGCGCGGCCCTGCCGCGCCCCGCCGCGGAGACCGGACCGGCCGGACGGGCGCCGCGCACCCCGCAGGAGCAGGTCCTGCGCGACCTGGTCGCCGAACTTCTCGGCCTGCCGGAGGTGGGGGTGGAGGACGACTTCTTCCTGCTCGGCGGCCACTCGCTGCTCGCGACCCGGCTGGTCAGCCGGGTCCGCTCGGTGCTGGGCGTGGAACTCGCCGTGCGCGACGTGTTCGAGCGGCGCACCGCGGCCGGCCTGGCCCGGGCCGTGGCGCGGGCCGGTGCCGCCCGCCGCGAGGTGACGGCGGGGGCGCGGCCCGAGGTGGTGCCGTTGTCGTTCGCGCAGCAGCGGCTGTGGTTCCTGGGGCGGCTGGAGGGGCCGAACGCGACGTACAACGTCCCGCTGGTGGTGCGGCTCGAAGGCGGCCTGGACGTAGCGGCGTTGCGGAGCGCGCTGGCCGACGTGGTGGGCCGGCACGAGGCGCTGCGGACCCGGTGCGTGGAGGTGGCGGGGGTGCCCGCTCAGGTGGTGGTGCCGGTGGCCGAGGCCGTGCCCGGGGTGGCGGTGACGGACGTGCCGCCGCGCGGAGCGGAGGAGCGGGTCGCGCGGGCGGTCACGGAACCCTTCGACCTGGAGAACGACCTGCCGTTGCGGGTGCGGCTGCTGCGGGAGGGCCCGGACGTGCACACGCTGGTGCTGGTGGTGCACCACATCGCGGCGGACGGGTGGTCGATGGGTCCGCTGGTGCGGGATCTCGCGGCGGCGTACCGGGCGCGTACGGCGGGTGGGGCGCCGCAGTGGGCGCCGCTGCCGGTGCAGTACGCGGACTACGCGCTGTGGCAGCGGGGACTCCTCGACCAGGCACTCGACCAGGAAGCAGCGCCGGCGGCCGGACAGACGGCCTACTGGCGCCATGCCCTCGCCGGTCTGCCGGAGCAGATCGCGCTGCCGCTGGACCGGCCGCGCCCGGCCGTCGCCTCCCACGCCGGCGCCGTGCACGAGGCCGTCCTCGACGCCGACGCGCTCGCCGCCGTGCGGGGGTTGGCGCGGGAGACCGGGACCAGCCTGTTCATGGTGCTCCAGGCCGCGCTGGCGCTGCTGCTCAGCGGGCACGGCGCGGGCACGGACATCCCCCTCGGCACGCCGATCGCGGGGCGGACCGACGAGGCGCTGGACGATCTGGTCGGGTTCTTCGTCAACTCCCTCGTCCTGCGCAACGACCTCAGTGGGGACCCGACGTTCGCGGAGCTGCTGGAGCGGGTGCGGGAGACGGACCTGGGCGCCTACCAGCACCAGGACGTCCCCTTCGAGCGGCTCGTCGAGGAGCTCAACCCGGTCCGCACGCAGGGTCGTTCACCGCTCTTCCAGGTGATGCTGGCGCTGCAGAACCACGAGGCGGCCGTCCTGGACCTGCCCGGACTCACCGCCGAGGTACGGCCCCGGCACAACGGTGTCGCCAAGTTCGACCTGACCTTCTTCTTCACCGAGCTTCCGGTGGGGGAGGGCGGTGGGCTGCATGTGGGGGTGGAGTTCGCGACCGATCTGTTCGAGGCGGGGACGGTGGCGGCGCTGACGTCCAGGTTCGCCCGTCTGCTGGGCCGGGTGGCGGCTGATCCGGGGCTTCCGTTGAGCCGCTACCCGGTCCTGGACGACGACGAGCGGACGGCCGTCCTCGCCCTCGGCCAGGGCGGTCCGCAGGCCGGCGACCAGCGCTCCCTCGCGGCCCTCTTCGCTGCCCAGGCCGCCCGCACCCCGGACGCTCCCGCCCTGCGGGACGGCCACCGCACCCTCAGCTACACCGAACTGGGCTTCGTCGCCGACACGTTGGCTGCTGCGCTGGTCGGTGTGGGGGTGGGTGCGGAGTCGGGGGTGGCGGTGCTGTTGGAGCGGTCGGCGGGGCAGGTGGTGGCCGCGTTGGGTGTGGTGCGGGCGGGGGGTGCGTATGTGCCGGTGGACGGGCGGTGGCCGGTGGGTCGGGTCCGGCAGGCGGTGCGGACGGCCGGGGTGCGGGCGGTGCTGGTCGACGCGGCCTGGCGCGACCACCCCTGGATCGCCGAGGCCGCCGCCGAGGGCGTGGCGGTGCTCGAACTCGCCCCGGACGGAACCGTGGTGGCCGGTTCGCCCGCCGAGCCCGGACCGCTGCCCGAGGTCGGGGGCGGTGATCGGTTGGCGTATGTGATGTTCACGTCGGGGTCGACGGGTGAGCCGAAGGCGGTGGCGGTCAGTCACGCGGATGTGGTGGCGCTGGCGGGTGACGCGATGTTCGCGGGGGTGTCGGGTGCGGTGCTCATGCATTCGGCCTTCGCGTTCGACGCGGCGACGTTCGAGGTGTGGGTGCCGCTGCTGTCCGGTGGCCGGATCGTCGTCGCCCCGCCCGGCGTCCTGGAGGCGGCCACCCTGGCCCGCATCACCCGGTCCGAGGGACTGACCGCCGCGTTCCTGACCACGGCGCTGTTCAACGCGGTGGCGGAGGTTGATCCGGGGGTGTTCGCGGGGTTGGGGATGGTGTGTGCGGGGGTGAGGCGGCGGCGCCGGGGGTGTTGGCGCGGGTGGCTCGGGCCTGCCCGGGGACGCGGGTGTGGCATGTGTACGGGCCGACGGAGACGACCACGTTCGCGACCCGTCATCTGGTGTCTGCGGGTGAGGCGGGGGTGCCGCCGATCGGTGGGGTGTTGGACGGGATGCGGGCGTATGTGCTGGACGACCGGTTGGAGGTGGTGCCGCCGGGGGTGGAGGGGGAGCTGTATCTGGCGGGTTCGGGGTTGGCGCGCGGGTATCTGGGGCGTCCTGGGTTGAGTGCGTCGCGGTTCGTGGCTGATCCGTACGGTCCGGTTGGTGGGCGGATGTATCGGACGGGGGATCTGGCGCGGTGGGACGCCGGTGGTCGGCTGGTGTATGTGGGGCGGGTGGACGCGCAGGTGAAGTTGCGCGGGTTCCGGATCGAACTGGGGGAGATCGAGGCGGTGTTGGGGCCGTGTCGGGGGTGGGTGCGGTGTGTGTGGTGCTGCGGGAGGACCTGCCGGGGGATCGGCGGATCGTGGCGTATCTGACGGGGTCGGTGCCGGGTGAG
Encoded proteins:
- a CDS encoding MbtH family protein — encoded protein: MANPFDDENGRFLVLVNDERQYSLWPAGATVPAGWQVALAENSQAECLRFVEETWTDMRPASLAAAMDADAREGVHPAQPA
- a CDS encoding condensation domain-containing protein — translated: MPVQDFTTLPLTQAQQGVWFGQHLDPGSPKYNIAECFELRGPIDESVFRAAVAGAVAEHQALHVEFTTVEAVPHQRLLPVRPVPPEVVDLSGHPDPWAAAEAYTAADLATPGEVAVRGDLFHHALLRLAPDHHLWYSRYHHLVVDGLGVSVLHGRIAELYNAVLAGQPAPSSPVADPADPAGPAEGLRALVADDRSYAASPEADRDRAYWTSRFPHPGAAEPLTPRRPVPPARQRAAGTETGTETGTETGTETGTETRTGTETAAGPGPPCSGAGCTARRAWGPRCSPACARSAGPPAPPGRPRPSPPSPCTSTAPPARAR
- a CDS encoding AMP-binding protein — its product is MARACPGTRVWHVYGPTETTTFATRHLVSAGEAGVPPIGGVLDGMRAYVLDDRLEVVPPGVEGELYLAGSGLARGYLGRPGLSASRFVADPYGPVGGRMYRTGDLARWDAGGRLVYVGRVDAQVKLRGFRIELGEIEAVLGPCRGWVRCVWCCGRTCRGIGGSWRI